One window of the Mixophyes fleayi isolate aMixFle1 chromosome 6, aMixFle1.hap1, whole genome shotgun sequence genome contains the following:
- the LOC142094717 gene encoding keratin, type I cytoskeletal 19-like, with protein MSYGIMPYKRLASVERTPTLTGGNYSKAVSTRYAGSVYGGAGGYGTKISSSSNFGGSLGSLNKLQISTNSDVLLSGNEKQTMQNLNDRLASYLEKVRSLESSNAQIELQIKEWYSKNSGTVERNYQHYYKLINDLKDQILNSSLDNARILLQIDNAKLAADDFRLKFETELHLKMGVEADIMGLRKVIDDLSLAKADLEVQIESLQEELAYLKKNHEDEVGVLRQQVGGKVSVEMDAAPSLDLSKVLADMRLQCEAVVEKIRQDAKDQFEGQFEVISVDIDKNTNELEQHKSVLIEMQRSVQGLEIELQAEQSKKNALIATLENVNAQYTSKLAQMQGAISNIEAQLQQIRSDLGRQTQEYEVLLNIKIRLEMEIATYRRLLEGEETEFQLTVEEEQKLIEQNRSRKIKTIVEEIIDGKVVTTEVKEIEEKLPSTYQ; from the exons ATGTCCTACGGCATAATGCCATACAAGAGGTTGGCCTCTGTAGAGCGCACACCAACTTTGACCGGAGGAAACTACAGCAAAGCAGTTTCTACAAGATATGCTGGCAGTGTCTATGGTGGTGCTGGTGGATATGGCACTAAAATCTCCAGCAGCTCAAATTTTGGTGGTTCCTTGGGCAGCCTCAACAAACTTCAAATTAGCACCAATAGTGATGTTCTACTCAGCGGAAATGAGAAACAGACGATGCAAAACCTGAATGACCGCCTGGCTTCTTACCTGGAGAAAGTACGATCCCTGGAGAGCTCCAATGCCCAGATAGAACTCCAGATCAAGGAGTGGTACAGCAAGAACTCTGGCACTGTGGAGCGCAACTATCAACATTACTACAAACTAATTAATGACCTGAAGGACCAG atactGAATTCCAGCTTGGACAATGCAAGAATACTGTTGCAGATAGACAATGCTAAGTTGGCAGCAGACGACTTCAGACTCAA gTTTGAAACTGAACTGCATCTGAAAATGGGTGTGGAAGCAGACATTATGGGACTGCGTAAAGTTATTGATGATCTAAGCCTGGCTAAAGCAGACCTTGAGGTGCAGATTGAGTCCTTGCAAGAGGAGCTTGCCTATCTCAAGAAGAACCATGAAGAC GAGGTTGGAGTTCTTCGCCAGCAAGTTGGTGGCAAAGTCAGTGTAGAGATGGATGCAGCTCCATCTCTGGATCTGTCCAAGGTCTTGGCTGACATGAGACTCCAATGTGAAGCCGTAGTAGAAAAAATAAGGCAAGATGCAAAGGACCAATTTGAAGGCCAG TTTGAAGTGATAAGTGTGGatatagacaaaaatacaaaTGAGTTGGAACAACACAAGAGTGTACTTATAGAGATGCAACGCAGTGTACAAGGACTGGAGATCGAGCTACAAGCGGAACAGAGCAAG AAAAATGCTCTAATCGCCACCCTTGAAAATGTAAACGCTCAGTACACCTCAAAGCTGGCTCAGATGCAGGGAGCAATTAGTAATATCGAAGCACAACTGCAGCAGATCCGATCAGACCTTGGGCGTCAGACTCAAGAGTACGAGGTCCTCCTGAATATCAAGATACGCCTGGAAATGGAGATAGCCACTTACCGCCGTCTACTTGAGGGGGAAGAAACAGA GTTTCAATTAACGGTCGAAGAAGAACAGAAGCTAATag AACAAAACAGAAGCAGGAAGATAAAGACTATTGTAGAAGAGATAATTGACGGGAAAGTTGTAACCACTGAAGTTAAAGAGATTGAAGAGAAGCTGCCAAGTACATATCAGTAA